The Clostridioides sp. ES-S-0010-02 genome window below encodes:
- the addB gene encoding helicase-exonuclease AddAB subunit AddB gives MGLRFILGRCGSGKSTYILDEIKKESQKNEMTSVILLVPEQYTFEAENRVSKLFLGREKDKYLRVRVLSFKTLSNIVFSQTGGLTDVNINSSGKAMMVYRAIEDVSEELNVFSKSKSQSGFVSSITDMISEMKQYNISPEMLENISGELENETLSLKLKDISKIYNSFEGKLHENYIDAQDMLTSLSGKIELSNYLEGAYVYIDEFTGFTPNQYNVIKSILNKAKDVNISLTVDNVNYIGYSKADVFSRTKFTYSKLTQLCNEEGIKILPQVNLNTGTIKRFEGIQELQHLEKFYNAYPYKTYINPTKNIKIKEFNNLYSEVEEIAKEIVHLVRDKNVRYRDITLATRDLNRYDFLVHSIFNEYNIPNFIDKKREAKSNPIVILIISALEMKNRRYGYETMFRYLKSGLIGIDNDDINLLENYVLANGIKGKKWFDEKWDYRITQSLTNEESEFEVELKDKINKIKNRVLEPIINLQEKLKGKNRVKEICKYIYEFLLDINMPETIESLIVNFKDKGELDVANQYSQVWDIVVDVLDQMVELMGEEIISLEKFIKLITLGFDEYELGLVPPSIDQVLVSSVDRMKNPNTKYLYLIGTTDGVFPLITKDSGILSDNDRESLGNKGIEVDIDSKTRSFEEQFLVYKALTSTSENLIITYPISDHEGKTLRPSIIISRLKKIFPNVENKSYLIEEDKRTNEDILKKITVKSPTFNELISVIKNYDSDEYSKEEMNSIWLDIYRYYLKDELYSSITKKVIKGLSYTNQVHRIEEKKIRSLYKSNSLSVSRLEKYAECPFAYFIQYGLKARKRKEYSFTPPDLGTFVHNILDRFSKELSQDNLLWKDIDEEYIELKVGIIVDEIISKIPGYILNSSERYKYLAYRLKNMLTTAINIISQQIKQGSFEPVDYEVKFGKDGKYPPIKIVLNNGEEVNLIGQIDRVDEFEEGENKYIRIVDYKSGNKAISLTEIYYGLQLQLLVYLDAILESVKEEEDINLNPAAILYCRINNPIAKFNEDKDDAEIQEAILKELRMKGLVVKDSHIIKEMDKSLIDGKRKNSLVIPVGLTKDGNVGKSTSTVSYEDFRLLRKYVKHSIKDLCEEMLSGEIKISPYKHKEGTSCDFCDYSAICQFDSTMKDNKYKILNNKSNEEIIKMMEGDVD, from the coding sequence ATGGGACTTAGGTTTATATTAGGTAGATGTGGAAGTGGAAAATCTACATATATATTAGATGAAATTAAAAAAGAATCTCAAAAAAATGAAATGACATCTGTTATACTTTTAGTTCCAGAACAGTATACATTTGAAGCTGAAAATAGAGTAAGCAAACTATTTTTAGGAAGAGAAAAGGACAAGTACTTAAGAGTTAGAGTGCTTAGTTTTAAAACACTGAGTAACATAGTTTTTTCTCAAACAGGAGGATTAACAGATGTAAATATAAATTCTAGTGGAAAAGCAATGATGGTGTATCGAGCGATAGAAGATGTAAGTGAAGAGTTAAATGTATTTTCAAAATCAAAGTCGCAATCTGGTTTTGTAAGTTCAATTACAGATATGATATCAGAAATGAAACAGTACAATATAAGTCCTGAAATGTTAGAAAATATATCTGGAGAATTAGAAAATGAGACATTAAGTTTAAAGTTAAAAGATATAAGTAAGATATATAATTCTTTTGAAGGAAAATTACATGAAAATTATATAGATGCTCAAGATATGTTGACTTCATTATCAGGCAAAATAGAATTGAGTAACTATTTAGAAGGAGCTTATGTTTATATAGATGAGTTTACAGGTTTTACACCAAATCAATACAATGTTATAAAAAGTATATTAAATAAAGCTAAAGATGTTAATATATCTTTGACTGTAGATAATGTTAATTATATTGGATATAGCAAAGCAGATGTATTTTCTAGAACTAAGTTTACTTATTCAAAATTAACTCAATTATGTAATGAAGAAGGAATAAAAATATTACCACAAGTAAATTTAAATACAGGCACTATAAAAAGATTTGAAGGAATTCAAGAGTTACAACATTTAGAAAAGTTTTATAATGCTTATCCATATAAAACATATATAAATCCAACTAAAAATATAAAAATAAAAGAATTTAATAATCTATATTCAGAGGTAGAAGAAATAGCTAAAGAAATTGTACATTTGGTTAGAGACAAAAATGTTAGATATAGAGATATAACTCTTGCTACAAGAGACTTAAATAGATATGATTTTTTGGTACATTCTATATTTAATGAGTATAACATACCTAACTTTATAGATAAAAAGAGAGAAGCAAAAAGTAATCCAATAGTTATATTAATTATTTCGGCTCTAGAAATGAAAAACAGACGATATGGATATGAAACTATGTTTAGGTATTTAAAGAGTGGTCTTATAGGAATTGATAATGATGATATAAATTTACTAGAAAATTATGTACTAGCCAATGGGATTAAAGGTAAGAAATGGTTTGATGAAAAGTGGGATTATAGAATAACACAAAGTCTTACTAATGAAGAAAGTGAATTTGAGGTAGAATTAAAAGATAAAATAAATAAAATAAAAAATAGAGTATTAGAGCCAATAATAAATTTACAAGAAAAATTAAAGGGAAAAAACAGAGTAAAAGAAATTTGCAAGTATATATATGAGTTTTTACTAGATATAAATATGCCAGAAACTATAGAGAGTTTAATAGTAAATTTTAAGGATAAAGGAGAACTCGATGTTGCTAATCAGTATTCACAAGTTTGGGATATAGTAGTAGATGTTTTAGACCAAATGGTGGAACTTATGGGTGAAGAAATAATATCCTTAGAAAAATTTATAAAATTAATAACTCTTGGTTTTGATGAGTATGAGTTAGGGCTAGTTCCTCCTAGTATAGACCAAGTACTTGTAAGTAGTGTGGACAGAATGAAAAATCCAAATACAAAATACTTATACTTAATAGGAACTACAGATGGTGTATTTCCTTTAATTACAAAAGATAGTGGAATATTAAGTGATAATGATAGGGAGAGTCTTGGAAATAAAGGTATTGAAGTTGACATAGATAGTAAAACTAGAAGTTTTGAAGAACAATTTTTAGTATATAAAGCCCTTACTTCAACATCTGAAAATCTAATTATAACATATCCTATATCTGACCATGAGGGTAAGACACTTAGACCTTCAATAATTATATCAAGATTGAAGAAAATATTCCCAAATGTAGAAAATAAAAGTTATTTGATAGAAGAAGATAAAAGAACTAATGAAGATATACTTAAAAAAATAACTGTAAAATCACCTACATTTAACGAGCTTATAAGTGTAATAAAAAACTACGATAGTGATGAGTATAGCAAAGAAGAAATGAATAGTATCTGGTTAGATATATATAGATACTATCTAAAGGATGAACTATATAGTTCTATAACAAAAAAAGTTATAAAAGGTCTTAGTTATACCAATCAAGTTCATAGGATTGAAGAGAAAAAAATAAGGTCATTATATAAAAGTAATTCTCTTAGTGTGTCTAGGCTTGAAAAATATGCAGAGTGTCCATTTGCTTATTTTATACAATATGGCCTTAAAGCCAGAAAGCGTAAAGAGTATTCATTTACACCACCAGATTTAGGAACCTTTGTTCATAATATTTTAGATAGATTTTCAAAAGAACTATCACAAGATAATTTATTGTGGAAAGATATTGATGAAGAATATATAGAATTAAAGGTAGGTATTATAGTTGATGAAATAATCTCAAAGATACCAGGATATATATTAAATAGTTCTGAAAGATATAAATATCTTGCGTATAGATTGAAGAATATGCTTACAACAGCTATAAATATAATTAGCCAACAGATAAAACAAGGTTCATTTGAACCTGTAGATTATGAAGTTAAATTTGGTAAAGACGGTAAATACCCTCCTATAAAAATAGTTTTGAATAATGGAGAAGAAGTAAATTTAATCGGTCAAATAGATAGAGTAGATGAGTTTGAAGAAGGTGAAAACAAATATATAAGAATAGTAGATTATAAATCAGGTAATAAAGCTATAAGTTTAACAGAGATATACTATGGCCTACAATTACAATTACTTGTATATCTTGATGCAATCCTTGAAAGTGTAAAAGAAGAAGAAGATATAAATTTAAATCCAGCAGCAATATTATATTGTAGAATAAATAACCCAATAGCAAAGTTTAATGAAGATAAAGATGACGCTGAAATTCAAGAAGCAATATTAAAAGAGCTTAGAATGAAAGGGCTTGTGGTAAAAGATTCTCATATAATAAAAGAGATGGATAAGTCATTGATAGATGGAAAAAGAAAAAATTCATTAGTAATACCAGTAGGTCTTACAAAGGATGGAAATGTAGGTAAAAGCACATCTACAGTAAGTTATGAAGATTTTAGGTTACTTAGAAAATATGTAAAACATTCGATAAAGGATTTATGTGAAGAAATGTTGAGTGGTGAAATAAAGATATCTCCATATAAACATAAAGAGGGAACATCATGTGATTTTTGTGATTATTCAGCTATATGTCAATTTGATTCAACTATGAAAGATAATAAATATAAAATTTTAAATAATAAGAGTAATGAAGAGATAATAAAAATGATGGAAGGAGATGTTGATTGA
- a CDS encoding ATP-dependent helicase, with protein sequence MININYREDQIPIINYEDGTMAVPAVPGAGKTFIITNLVAKLLLEQKHKGGKILVLTYMNSAVNNFKGRIKKILEENKIDDINSYEVMTIHSLAVKIIKEKPEIVMLSEDFNIADDLQKSIILNECINKFRFDGGERAFRWFLKEQKDERWKEITLEAWERGFFEFVGNAISELKYKGISPDKLEEILSRGHKGMFKVILPIYKLYDRKLKQNGLLDYDDILILAEKTLCLDEGLRKKFQTRYKYIFEDECQDSNEIQGNIIKIISSENNNLVRVGDINQSITGTFSSSDPRFFKEFIKNAKCCYRMDMSNRSSKDILDLANSLVEYVTKEFKQEECRYALEDMQIKTVPTGVGYKENPKPEHYNINVKWYNSWKNEIEQTAKYVKGIKKKYPDKSIGILVPFNEQVTQVAKELREYSLTFEELGPNSLSKRKVINSIASIIDFMLNCDDIEKLIIVLDKVFINTDNEIEEKNFLDRLKKYTTEEIIYDLKFNKDKFESLEINEESDIYTSFKYGIDIIKQILEYPIIRLDLLILFIGKKLNLEKEDKAVLDYISFYIKYLVSENIYMDLEDVYNVLFDVKNKVFNHIIDVVYEINGYEPEPGSITLCNYHKSKGMEWDCVFLLGLVEYNFPDNITQKFQSDKWYLKEKYKNPMAIIKSEIEAILKGSISTDYAYQTKIDSINEKIRLLYVGITRAKEMLVLSGSAYRDENDIGNKRKEQNPCVYLRRLNQYIIEKRSN encoded by the coding sequence ATGATTAATATAAACTATAGAGAAGACCAAATACCAATAATAAATTATGAGGATGGAACTATGGCAGTTCCAGCAGTTCCTGGGGCTGGCAAGACATTTATAATAACCAATTTAGTAGCTAAACTACTCCTTGAACAGAAACATAAAGGTGGTAAAATATTAGTTCTTACATATATGAATAGTGCTGTAAATAATTTTAAAGGTAGAATAAAAAAAATACTTGAAGAAAACAAAATAGACGATATTAACTCATATGAAGTAATGACTATACATAGTCTAGCTGTAAAAATAATAAAGGAAAAACCTGAAATAGTAATGTTGAGTGAAGATTTTAATATAGCTGATGATTTACAAAAAAGTATTATATTAAATGAATGTATAAATAAATTTAGATTTGATGGAGGAGAAAGAGCATTTAGGTGGTTTCTAAAGGAGCAAAAAGATGAGAGATGGAAAGAGATAACTCTTGAAGCTTGGGAGAGAGGTTTTTTTGAATTTGTAGGAAATGCTATAAGTGAACTTAAATACAAGGGAATTTCTCCAGATAAGCTTGAAGAGATACTATCAAGAGGACACAAAGGCATGTTTAAAGTGATTTTGCCAATATACAAATTGTATGATAGAAAATTAAAGCAAAATGGCTTACTAGATTATGATGATATATTAATTCTAGCAGAAAAAACCTTATGCTTAGATGAAGGACTTAGAAAAAAATTCCAAACTAGATATAAATATATTTTTGAAGATGAATGTCAAGATTCAAATGAAATACAAGGGAATATAATAAAAATTATATCAAGTGAAAATAATAATTTAGTTAGAGTGGGAGATATAAATCAGAGTATAACAGGTACATTTTCATCATCAGACCCCAGGTTTTTTAAAGAATTTATAAAAAATGCAAAGTGTTGTTATAGGATGGATATGTCAAATAGAAGTTCAAAAGATATACTAGATTTAGCAAATTCACTTGTAGAATATGTCACAAAAGAATTTAAACAAGAGGAATGCAGATATGCTCTTGAGGATATGCAAATAAAAACTGTTCCAACTGGAGTTGGATATAAAGAAAACCCTAAGCCAGAGCATTATAATATAAATGTAAAATGGTATAATAGTTGGAAAAATGAAATAGAACAAACTGCTAAATATGTTAAAGGTATAAAAAAGAAATATCCAGATAAGAGTATAGGAATACTAGTTCCATTTAATGAACAAGTTACACAAGTTGCTAAGGAACTTAGAGAGTATAGTCTAACCTTTGAAGAATTGGGTCCAAATTCTTTAAGTAAAAGAAAGGTTATAAATAGCATAGCTTCTATTATAGATTTTATGCTAAACTGCGATGATATAGAAAAGTTAATAATCGTACTTGATAAAGTTTTTATAAATACAGACAATGAGATAGAAGAAAAGAATTTTTTAGACAGATTAAAAAAATATACAACAGAAGAAATTATATATGATTTGAAATTTAATAAAGATAAATTTGAATCACTAGAAATTAATGAAGAAAGCGATATATATACAAGTTTTAAATATGGTATAGATATTATAAAACAGATATTAGAATACCCAATAATAAGGTTAGACCTGCTGATACTGTTCATTGGTAAAAAACTCAACTTAGAAAAAGAGGATAAAGCAGTATTAGATTATATATCTTTTTATATAAAGTATTTAGTTTCGGAAAATATATATATGGACTTAGAAGATGTTTACAATGTTCTATTTGATGTTAAAAATAAGGTGTTTAATCACATAATAGATGTAGTTTATGAGATAAATGGATATGAGCCAGAACCTGGTAGCATAACACTATGTAATTATCATAAATCAAAGGGGATGGAATGGGATTGTGTGTTTTTATTAGGTCTTGTTGAATATAATTTCCCTGACAATATTACTCAGAAATTTCAGAGTGATAAATGGTACTTAAAAGAAAAATACAAAAATCCAATGGCTATTATTAAGTCAGAAATTGAAGCTATATTAAAAGGTAGTATTTCAACTGATTACGCTTATCAAACTAAAATTGATTCTATAAATGAGAAGATTAGACTTTTATATGTAGGAATCACTAGGGCAAAGGAGATGTTAGTACTTTCAGGGAGTGCTTATAGAGATGAAAATGATATAGGTAATAAAAGAAAAGAACAGAATCCTTGTGTTTATTTAAGAAGGTTGAATCAATATATTATTGAGAAAAGGTCAAATTAA
- a CDS encoding PD-(D/E)XK nuclease family protein — MNDKLKYFSYSQNSINTYKSCPLKFKYKYIDKINWKNDDIGSREYYDSLKTGRDFHLICERYFSNIPLGIYFNEDDKNSKRFSKWIENIKKIVPIEKEKMYLPEYEVRMNLNGDILQAKYDLIVVGKGNIEIWDWKTESKKINYKNVESRIQTIVYMFLAKEVIPKVLKIEVNVKDISMKYYQPEFDDLPINISYDEEKHEANRNKIQNYINMIKSTNYEEHTYEHNLYNDIEKVYNKEERMCYRNKSHCKYCEFNKLCNDKEIDYSILEAEIYGT, encoded by the coding sequence TTGAATGATAAATTAAAATATTTTTCTTATAGTCAAAATTCAATTAACACATATAAGTCGTGCCCACTAAAATTTAAATATAAGTATATTGATAAAATAAATTGGAAAAATGATGATATAGGTAGTAGAGAATATTATGATAGTTTAAAAACTGGAAGAGACTTTCATTTAATTTGTGAAAGATACTTTAGTAATATACCACTTGGAATCTATTTTAATGAAGATGATAAAAATAGTAAAAGATTTTCAAAATGGATTGAGAATATAAAAAAAATTGTTCCTATCGAAAAAGAAAAAATGTATTTACCAGAATATGAAGTAAGGATGAATTTAAATGGGGACATATTACAAGCAAAGTATGATTTAATTGTAGTTGGAAAAGGCAATATAGAGATATGGGACTGGAAAACTGAGTCTAAAAAGATTAACTATAAAAATGTGGAAAGTAGGATTCAAACAATAGTTTATATGTTTTTGGCAAAAGAAGTTATACCAAAAGTTTTAAAAATAGAAGTAAATGTTAAAGATATAAGTATGAAATATTACCAACCTGAATTTGATGATTTGCCAATTAATATCTCATATGATGAAGAAAAACATGAAGCAAATAGAAATAAGATTCAAAACTATATAAACATGATAAAAAGTACTAATTATGAAGAACATACATACGAACACAATCTATACAATGATATAGAAAAGGTATATAATAAAGAAGAACGTATGTGCTATAGAAATAAAAGTCATTGTAAGTATTGTGAGTTTAATAAATTATGCAATGACAAAGAAATAGATTATAGTATTTTGGAGGCGGAAATTTATGGGACTTAG
- a CDS encoding N-acetylmuramoyl-L-alanine amidase, with the protein MKKNARLITTGILSMAIVAPTMAFATESNAMENNANLNINLEKKSIVLGSTSKVSVKFKEKPDADSITLKYKCYDMPLDTTLNYNQSTGLYEGTINYNKDPEYLNVWELQGITINSTTNPKTLDKQELEAMGLNLKDYDVTQECIIEDITSRKDVSKYMRKTSAPITELTGSDRYETAVKISKEGWKNGSDKVIIISGDVSIDGIISTPLATTYNAPILLVEKNSVPASVKAELKRLNPKDIIIIGDDNSISKTTANQIKSTVSASQTRLNGSNRYETSLLIAKEIDKNHDVDKVYITNANGGEVDALTIAAKAGQDKQPIILSDKDSLTNDTYKWLQSEDLQSAYFIGGPQMLSTNVINKINDITKDSVTKNRVYGADRHETNANVIKTFYTEDELEAVLVAKSDVLVDALAAGPLAASLKSPILITPKTYVSAYHKDNLEAKSANKVYKIGGGLTSKVMNSIASSLSKHNTTPTDPGTSNGAKTVMIDPGHGGSDTGTTGKPLGGIREKDYTLNTSLATTEYLRSKGINVIMTRDTDKTLSLGNRTALSNSLRPDLFTSIHYNASDTTGNGVEVFYKLADKNGGTTKTVATNILNRILEKFNLKNRGIKTRTLSTDPTKDYLYVLRTNDMPAVLVECAFLDNEKDMSLLNSSSKVKDMGTQIGKGIEESLK; encoded by the coding sequence ATGAAAAAAAATGCAAGATTGATAACAACAGGAATTCTTTCAATGGCAATTGTTGCACCTACAATGGCATTTGCTACTGAGTCTAATGCTATGGAAAATAATGCTAACTTAAATATAAATTTGGAGAAAAAAAGTATAGTTTTAGGAAGTACATCAAAAGTAAGTGTGAAGTTTAAAGAAAAGCCAGATGCTGATAGCATTACTTTAAAATATAAATGTTATGACATGCCACTAGATACAACTCTGAACTACAATCAATCAACTGGATTATATGAAGGAACAATCAACTACAATAAAGACCCAGAATATTTAAATGTATGGGAATTACAGGGTATAACAATAAATAGCACAACTAATCCTAAGACTTTAGATAAACAAGAATTAGAAGCTATGGGATTAAATTTAAAAGATTATGATGTAACACAGGAATGTATAATTGAAGACATAACTTCAAGAAAAGATGTAAGTAAATATATGAGAAAAACTTCTGCTCCTATAACAGAACTTACAGGAAGTGATAGGTATGAAACAGCAGTTAAGATAAGTAAAGAAGGCTGGAAAAATGGTTCAGATAAAGTAATTATAATAAGTGGAGATGTAAGCATCGACGGTATTATATCAACTCCATTAGCTACTACATATAATGCACCAATACTTTTAGTTGAAAAAAACAGTGTACCAGCCAGTGTAAAAGCAGAATTAAAGCGTCTAAATCCTAAAGATATAATTATAATTGGAGATGATAATTCTATTTCTAAAACTACTGCTAATCAAATAAAATCAACTGTAAGTGCTAGTCAAACACGTTTGAATGGTTCTAATAGATATGAGACATCTTTATTGATAGCAAAAGAAATAGATAAAAATCATGATGTAGATAAAGTATATATAACAAATGCAAATGGTGGAGAAGTAGATGCACTTACTATTGCAGCAAAAGCAGGTCAAGATAAGCAACCAATTATATTAAGTGATAAAGACAGTCTTACAAATGATACATATAAGTGGCTACAAAGTGAGGATTTACAAAGTGCTTACTTTATAGGTGGTCCTCAAATGTTATCAACAAATGTTATCAATAAAATAAATGATATAACTAAAGATAGTGTTACTAAAAATAGAGTATATGGAGCAGATAGACATGAAACAAATGCAAATGTAATAAAAACATTCTATACAGAGGATGAATTAGAAGCTGTTCTAGTTGCTAAGTCAGATGTACTTGTTGATGCTTTAGCAGCAGGGCCATTGGCTGCTAGTTTAAAATCTCCAATACTTATAACACCAAAAACATATGTATCTGCATATCATAAGGATAATTTAGAAGCTAAATCTGCTAATAAAGTGTATAAGATAGGAGGCGGATTAACTTCTAAGGTAATGAATTCTATAGCATCATCATTATCTAAGCATAATACAACACCAACAGACCCAGGAACTAGTAATGGAGCAAAGACAGTTATGATTGACCCAGGTCATGGTGGCTCGGATACTGGAACAACAGGTAAACCATTAGGTGGAATTAGAGAAAAAGATTATACTTTAAATACTTCACTTGCAACAACTGAGTATTTACGTTCAAAAGGAATAAATGTAATTATGACAAGAGATACAGATAAGACTTTATCACTTGGAAATAGAACTGCCCTATCTAACTCTTTAAGACCAGATTTATTTACAAGTATACACTATAATGCATCTGATACAACTGGAAATGGAGTAGAAGTATTTTATAAACTTGCAGACAAAAATGGTGGAACTACTAAAACTGTAGCTACAAACATATTAAATAGAATTTTAGAGAAGTTTAATCTTAAAAATAGAGGTATAAAAACAAGAACACTATCAACTGACCCTACAAAGGATTACTTGTATGTTTTAAGAACTAATGATATGCCAGCTGTACTTGTAGAATGTGCATTTTTAGATAATGAGAAGGATATGAGTTTATTGAATTCATCATCAAAAGTAAAGGACATGGGTACACAAATAGGTAAAGGTATAGAAGAGTCATTAAAATAG
- a CDS encoding N-acetylmuramoyl-L-alanine amidase, with protein MKKNTRLITTGVLSMAIVAPTMAFATESNAMENNANLNINLEKKSIVLGSTSKVSIKFKEKPDADSITLKYKCYDMPLDTTLNYNQSTGVYEGTINYNKDPEYLNVWELQGITINSATNPKTLDRQELEAMGLNLKDYNVTQECIIEDITSRKDVNKYLRKTSAPITELTGSDRYETAVKISKEGWKNGSDKVVIINGDVSIDGIISTPLATTYNAPILLVEKNNVSDSVKAELKRLNPKDIIIIGDENSISKTTANQIKSTVSASQTRLNGSNRYETSLLIAKEIDKNHDVDKVYITNANGGEVDALTIAAKAGQDKQPIILSDKDSLTNDTYKWLQSEDLQNAYFIGGPQMLSTNVINKINDITKDSVTKNRVYGADRHETNANVIKTFYTEDELEAVLVAKSDVLVDALAAGPLAASLKSPILITPKTYVSAYHKDNLEAKSANKVYKIGGGLTSKVMNSIASSLSKHNTTPTDPGTSNGAKTVMIDPGHGGSAPGNSFGGMIEKDYNLNTSLATTEYLRSKGINVIMTRDTDKTLSLGSRTALSNSLKPDLFTSIHYNGDNNRKGHGVEVFYKLKDKNGGTSKTVATNILNRILEKFKLTNRGIKTRVLTSDPTKDYLYVLRTNDMPAVLVECAFLDNESDMKLINSPAKVKEMGTQIAKGIEESLK; from the coding sequence ATGAAAAAAAATACGAGATTAATAACAACAGGAGTTCTTTCAATGGCAATTGTTGCACCTACAATGGCATTTGCTACTGAGTCTAATGCTATGGAAAATAATGCTAACTTAAACATAAATTTGGAGAAAAAAAGTATAGTTTTAGGAAGTACATCAAAAGTAAGTATAAAATTTAAAGAAAAACCAGATGCTGATAGCATTACATTAAAATATAAATGTTATGATATGCCACTAGATACAACTCTGAACTACAATCAATCAACTGGGGTATATGAAGGAACTATAAATTATAATAAAGACCCAGAGTATCTAAATGTTTGGGAGTTACAAGGGATAACAATAAATAGCGCAACTAATCCTAAGACTTTAGACAGACAAGAATTAGAAGCTATGGGATTAAATCTAAAAGACTACAATGTAACACAGGAATGTATAATTGAAGATATAACTTCAAGAAAAGATGTAAATAAATATTTGAGAAAGACTTCTGCACCTATCACAGAACTTACAGGAAGTGATAGATATGAAACAGCTGTTAAAATAAGTAAAGAGGGATGGAAAAATGGTTCAGATAAAGTAGTTATAATAAATGGAGATGTAAGCATAGATGGTATTATATCAACTCCACTAGCAACTACATATAATGCACCAATACTTTTGGTTGAAAAAAATAATGTGTCTGATAGTGTAAAAGCAGAATTAAAGCGTCTAAATCCTAAAGATATAATTATAATTGGAGATGAGAATTCTATTTCTAAAACTACTGCTAATCAAATAAAATCAACTGTAAGTGCTAGTCAAACACGTTTGAATGGTTCTAATAGATATGAGACATCTTTATTGATAGCAAAAGAAATAGATAAAAATCATGATGTAGATAAAGTATATATAACAAATGCAAATGGTGGAGAAGTAGATGCACTTACTATTGCAGCAAAAGCAGGTCAAGATAAGCAACCAATTATATTAAGTGATAAAGACAGTCTTACAAACGATACGTATAAGTGGTTACAAAGTGAGGATTTACAAAATGCTTACTTTATAGGTGGTCCTCAAATGTTATCAACAAATGTTATCAATAAAATAAATGATATAACTAAAGATAGTGTTACTAAAAATAGAGTATATGGAGCAGATAGACATGAAACAAATGCAAATGTAATAAAAACATTCTATACAGAGGATGAATTAGAAGCTGTTCTAGTTGCTAAGTCAGATGTACTTGTTGATGCTTTAGCAGCAGGACCATTGGCTGCTAGTTTAAAATCTCCAATACTTATAACACCAAAAACATATGTATCTGCATATCATAAGGATAATTTAGAAGCTAAATCTGCTAATAAAGTGTATAAGATAGGAGGCGGATTAACTTCTAAGGTAATGAATTCTATAGCATCATCATTATCTAAGCATAATACAACACCGACAGACCCAGGAACTAGTAATGGAGCAAAGACAGTTATGATTGACCCAGGACATGGTGGTTCAGCACCTGGAAATTCATTTGGAGGAATGATTGAAAAAGATTACAATTTAAATACTTCACTTGCAACTACTGAATATTTACGTTCAAAAGGAATAAATGTAATTATGACTAGAGATACAGATAAGACTTTATCACTTGGAAGTAGAACTGCTTTATCTAACTCACTTAAACCAGACTTATTTACAAGTATACATTACAATGGTGATAATAATAGAAAAGGTCATGGGGTAGAAGTGTTTTACAAGCTTAAAGATAAAAATGGAGGAACTTCTAAGACTGTGGCTACAAACATATTAAATCGAATTTTAGAGAAATTTAAACTTACAAATAGAGGTATAAAAACAAGAGTACTTACTAGTGACCCTACAAAAGATTATTTATACGTTTTAAGAACCAATGACATGCCAGCTGTACTTGTAGAATGTGCATTTTTGGATAATGAGAGTGATATGAAGTTAATAAATTCACCTGCAAAAGTAAAAGAAATGGGCACACAAATAGCTAAAGGAATAGAAGAATCATTAAAGTAA